One Antennarius striatus isolate MH-2024 chromosome 17, ASM4005453v1, whole genome shotgun sequence genomic window carries:
- the lclat1 gene encoding lysocardiolipin acyltransferase 1: MSVSVRGLYFVVTLFLGSFFGSIFMLGPILPLMLLSPAWYRWITDRIVATWLTLPVSLLELVFGVKVVITGDGFIPGERSVIIMNHRTRLDWMFLWCCLLRYSYLRLEKICLKAALKAVPGFGWAMQVACFVFIQRRWTEDKRHMENMLDYFCDIREPLQLLLFPEGTDLTENTRAKSDDFAAQNKLPKFEYVLHPRTTGFTFIVDRLRKGDNLDAIHDITVAYPKNIPQTERHLILGLFPREIHFHVRRYPVASLPSSTSELESWCRDRWAEKEVRLRDFYSSQPRAFDRDGVERVPPCKTELRVSLIKGASLLYWSSFIALCFTGLWLSTPLRLYFLIMVGVYMAQQKLIGGLELLELSCHRYWKSVAADMGEKNKIPDGKMQ, translated from the exons ATGTCTGTATCCGTGCGGGGCCTGTACTTTGTGGTGACCCTGTTTTTGGGCAGCTTTTTTGGAAGTATCTTCATGCTGGGTCCAATTCTGCCTCTCATGCTGCTGTCTCCTGCTTGGTATCGCTGGATCACCGATCGGATCGTTGCCACTTGGCTCACCTTACCTGTG TCCTTGTTGGAGCTGGTATTTGGCGTGAAGGTTGTGATAACGGGTGATGGCTTTATTCCGGGGGAGCGAAGTGTCATCATTATGAACCACCGTACCCGTCTGGACTGGATGTTTCTTTGGTGTTGCCTACTCAGGTACAGCTATCTTCGTCTGGAGAAGATCTGTCTGAAGGCTGCTTTGAAGGCTGTACCCGGCTTTG GCTGGGCAATGCAGGTGGCCTGCTTCGTCTTTATTCAGCGCCGTTGGACAGAGGACAAGAGGCACATGGAGAACATGCTGGACTACTTTTGCGACATCAGAGAacccctgcagctgctgctgttccCCGAAGGCACAGATCTCACTG AAAATACAAGAGCAAAGAGCGATGATTTTGCTGCACAGAACAAGCTGCCGAAATTTGAGTATGTGCTTCATCCCCGCACCACCGGATTCACCTTCATCGTGGACAGACTAAGAAAAG GAGACAACTTGGATGCGATCCATGATATTACCGTGGCGTACCCAAAGAACATCCCTCAGACCGAACGCCACCTCATCCTGGGACTATTCCCTCGTGAAATTCACTTCCATGTCCGCCGCTATCCAGTGGCTTCACTCCCGTCCTCAACCTCCGAACTGGAGTCTTGGTGTCGAGACCGCTGGGCAGAGAAGGAGGTCCGTCTGCGGGACTTCTACTCCAGCCAGCCCCGGGCGTTTGACAGAGATGGCGTTGAGCGCGTGCCGCCTTGTAAGACGGAGCTGAGAGTGTCGCTGATTAAAGGCGCCTCATTGCTGTACTGGAGCAGTTTCATTGCTCTGTGCTTCACCGGCCTGTGGCTGTCGACTCCTTTGAGACTCTACTTCCTTATCATGGTTGGAGTTTATATGGCTCAGCAGAAGTTGATTGGTGGTTTGGAGCTGCTGGAATTGTCTTGCCATCGATACTGGAAATCCGTGGCTGCTGACATGGGCGAGAAGAATAAGATCCCAGATGGAAAAATGCAGTGA